The Drosophila biarmipes strain raj3 chromosome 2L, RU_DBia_V1.1, whole genome shotgun sequence genome has a window encoding:
- the LOC108033404 gene encoding uncharacterized protein LOC108033404 — MTAKKTSFDLMNLGYPVHSDPYEIDRTSSSSSQKEPSETVMSFKELKEKLHKEAKNVMPDFFPRDPSSTSEDSEDFEFPETVKERARRLSFVRRRKLHYNEFATVELARRLIHEEFNTSSESVHSEDHDYLAEVVEEECAPCEADSDESYPYIQYDRTTTTHSQVSDESIPKEDPEPGFHPTHHCYDKLMNETAEQPADVPKESVPVEEVKASTPPLPEVVKEIDLEVELPPKTSHHSQEKHTRVIDRGEHIDLSGNNAVPKNTRLKTVKRPAERKSRNL, encoded by the coding sequence ATGACGGCGAAGAAAACTTCTTTCGACCTTATGAACCTGGGATATCCCGTTCACTCGGATCCGTACGAAATAGATCGCACGTCGTCCTCATCGTCGCAAAAGGAACCCAGCGAAACTGTGATGTCCTTTAAGGAGCTGAAGGAAAAACTGCACAAGGAGGCGAAGAACGTAATGCCGGACTTCTTCCCGCGGGATCCCTCCTCCACTTCAGAGGACAGCGAGGATTTCGAATTCCCGGAGACCGTGAAGGAACGGGCACGTCGCCTCTCCTTCGTCCGCCGCCGGAAATTGCACTACAACGAGTTCGCCACTGTCGAGTTGGCCAGACGCCTGATCCACGAGGAGTTTAACACCTCGTCGGAGAGTGTACACAGCGAGGACCACGACTACCTTGCGGAGGTCGTCGAGGAGGAGTGTGCTCCCTGCGAAGCCGATTCCGACGAATCCTATCCGTACATCCAGTACGATCGCACTACTACCACCCACTCTCAGGTTTCCGACGAGAGTATCCCGAAGGAGGATCCCGAACCGGGCTTCCATCCCACACATCACTGCTACGATAAGCTAATGAATGAAACCGCCGAACAGCCAGCGGATGTTCCCAAAGAGTCCGTCCCCGTGGAGGAGGTCAAGGCGTCTACCCCTCCACTACCGGAAGTGGTTAAAGAAATTGATCTAGAAGTAGAGCTTCCCCCTAAAACTTCCCACCATTCACAAGAGAAGCATACTCGGGTCATAGACCGCGGCGAGCATATAGACCTGAGTGGCAACAACGCCGTGCCGAAGAACACTCGTTTGAAGACAGTAAAGAGACCTGCTGAGCGCAAATCACGCAATTTATGA